The genomic interval TCGTCACCGATGAAAACGGGGACCTCCTCGGCGGATGCATTTTGTCTGTTGACGGTCTGAGAACGGCATCGATTTATGACCTGTGGGTGGAAGAAGCGTTTCGCCGGCAGGGGATGGCCTCTGCACTCCTACGGGAGGCTGAGCGTGAAGCAAGAAAACACGGCTGTTATCTCGCAATGGTCGGAACCTTTGACTGGCAGGCAAAATCGTTCTACGACAAACACGGTTATATGCTCAACGACACCATGACAGGCGTGCCGAAGGGACATGACCACTTTTTTATGACAAAGCGGCTTTGTTGCCCTTCCGCAGATTATATACCGTCAAGTCACCGACAATATGAGATCAAGCGCGGTGACGAAAAGGACGCAGAAATCCTTTCCGACAAATTACACGAATATGACAGCGCCATTGCACCTCGCGAGCATGAATACATCTCTCTGAGCAAGAAAATCGTGGACGAAAGCGGAAAGATCATCGCCGGATTTGTCGGCGGTGTTGATGGCTGGAATGGCACAGATATAGATGCGCTCTGGGTGGAAGAAAAGTACCGTAATCAAGGGATCGGCTCTCAGCTCCTTGTCGAGTTAGAGCGGGAGGTAAAGGAAAACGGTGCTGACGCTATGTTTATTGAAGCATTTGATTGGAATGTGGGATTTTTCAAAAAGAACGGCTATGAAAGAGTAACCGGCGTGCTCGAGGATTATCCGAAAGGACATACCATGTACTGCATGGAGAAGCCTCTTTGACTGGCACACTGACAAATTCCGGTTTGCGGAAATGATGCCGTCAACGCTGCCCACTCGACCGTTTTAGAAAGCGGGAACTGCTCCACGAGGGCAGTCGTGACAACAGTGTAGATACTGATCTTTTTATTCACGCTTTTATCCCAAGGCATGTCGAGACCGTCGCGCTGCTGACGAGAGTGTGACGGAGGCAGTC from Clostridia bacterium carries:
- a CDS encoding GNAT family N-acetyltransferase, whose protein sequence is VTDENGDLLGGCILSVDGLRTASIYDLWVEEAFRRQGMASALLREAEREARKHGCYLAMVGTFDWQAKSFYDKHGYMLNDTMTGVPKGHDHFFMTKRLCCPSADYIPSSHRQYEIKRGDEKDAEILSDKLHEYDSAIAPREHEYISLSKKIVDESGKIIAGFVGGVDGWNGTDIDALWVEEKYRNQGIGSQLLVELEREVKENGADAMFIEAFDWNVGFFKKNGYERVTGVLEDYPKGHTMYCMEKPL